The genomic interval AGACCGAGCGCATGGGCGCCGACGGTCTCGGCCGGTCCCGCGTCCGTGTCACTCTCCGGCAGAACGGCGAGGTTCTCTTCGAGACCATGGTCACCACGGTCTGTGCGACCCAGGTGAACTGAGCCCGGCGCAGACGCGACCGCGCCCCGTGCGTTCGCTGTGACACCACAGCGAACGCACGGCGCGGGCGGTTTCCCAGCCGTACCGGCTTCCCGGCCGTACCGGCTTCCCGGCCGTACCGGCTTCCCGGCCGTACCGGCTTCCCGGCCGTACCGGCTTCCCGGCCGTACCGGCCGCCTCTAGGAGGTGCCCGCCAGCACCTCGCCGAGCTGCTGGAGGCCCCAGTCCAGATCCTCCTTGCTGATCACCAGCGGCGGGGCGATCCGGATCGTCGAACCGTGGGTGTCCTTGACCAGCACACCCCGGTCCATCAGCTTCTCGGAGATCTGCCGGCCGGTGCCGTGCGACGGATCGATGTCGATGCCCGCCCACAGCCCGCGGCCGCGCACCGCGGTGACCGCGCCGCCGCCCACCAGCAGACCCAGCTGGTGATGGAGGTGGTCGCCCAGCTCGGTGGCGCGCTGCTGGAACTCACCGGTGCGCAGCATCGCGATGACCTCCAGCGCCACCGCGCACGCCAGCGGGTTTCCGCCGAACGTCGAACCGTGCTCACCCGGCCGGTACACGCCCAGCACCTCGGCCGACGACACGACGGCCGACACCGGCACGACACCGCCGCCCAGCGCCTTGCCCAGCACATACATGTCGGGCACGACGCCCTCGTGCTCGCAGGCGAAGGTCTTGCCCGTACGGCCGAGCCCCGACTGGATCTCGTCCGCGATGAAGAGCACGTTCCGCTCACGGGTCAACTCCCGTACCGCCGGGAGATATCCGGCCGGGGGCACCAGCACCCCCGCCTCGCCCTGGATCGGCTCAAGGAGCACGGCCACGGTGTTCGGTGTCACCGCTGCGTCGAGCGCCGTCAGGTCTCCGTACGGGACGATCTCGAAGCCGGGGGTGTACGGACCGAAGTCCGCCCGCGCCTCGTGGTCCGTGGAGAAACTGATGACGGTCGT from Streptomyces spiramyceticus carries:
- the rocD gene encoding ornithine--oxo-acid transaminase — its product is MPTTNAAIASAEAHCAHTYHPLPVVVASADGAWMTDVEGRRYLDMLAGYSALNFGHGNRRLIDAAKAQLERVTLTSRAFHHDRFADFCTQLAELCGMDMVLPMNTGAEAVETAVKTARKWGYKVKGVRDGRAKIVVAGNNFHGRTTTVISFSTDHEARADFGPYTPGFEIVPYGDLTALDAAVTPNTVAVLLEPIQGEAGVLVPPAGYLPAVRELTRERNVLFIADEIQSGLGRTGKTFACEHEGVVPDMYVLGKALGGGVVPVSAVVSSAEVLGVYRPGEHGSTFGGNPLACAVALEVIAMLRTGEFQQRATELGDHLHHQLGLLVGGGAVTAVRGRGLWAGIDIDPSHGTGRQISEKLMDRGVLVKDTHGSTIRIAPPLVISKEDLDWGLQQLGEVLAGTS